The window AAATGTCTCATCTAGTTGAATATATAAATCCTTATTTTTGACATCAATTCTAGTTTTAGTTTCTTTTTCTGCTAGTTGAAAATATTCAGCAATATCATATTTATTTAAAATACTTGAAATACTAGCTTTTGAAATATAACAATGATTTAGAGCATCTAAAACATCGCGATAGCGTTTACCATCACCTAAAAGACTTAAAACTTTAAATTGAACATCAAAATAAATGCGTTGTTTGGGCAATAAACCAATTTCTTTATCTAACAAACATACATATTCAAATTTACCTGATTTTTGATTTCAATATTTATATCGGCGTCGTTTAAAAGTAACATCACCAAAAATTGTAATAATTGTTCTTGTTGCAAAATGAACTACTTTATAACCTTGTTTTAAGCGATAATGATATTTATATAAGTACTCATCTAATTTTTCGTATTCATTAGCTAGTTGCTCGCATTTGTTGGTGTACATATTTTTATGGGTTGTAAATAAGCTGAATCAATGTTTATTTTCTGGAGTTTTTACATTATTATTAATTTTTAACATAATAAATTACCTTTCTAGGTAGAGTAATTTTAACAAAGTTAAATTTAGTCATGCTTATTTTTCTTTTTTAAAGATAAATGTTTTTCTAGAATTATTATTCAATATTTTGAAAAAATGATAGAAATTCTTATTTGATGATTTATAATTAATTTGTATTAATTAAATTTTATAATTTTAAGGAAGGGTCAAGCGGTTACTATAAAAATTTATTAATTAGTAAAAATTCACGAAAAGGATTTGATTAATATGAAAAAATTACTAGAAATTTTAGGAACAATAACAATAGCAAGTAGTGGAATATCGGGAATTGTTGCCAATAGTCCTTATCCAACACAAGAACAACAAATTAAATTAGAAAACATAAATTATAAAAGACAAAAACGAAGCAATGATGAAAATAATAAAATAAATATTTTAGAAAATTTAAATAGAGCTAAAAGAGAAGATAATAATTTTAAAATTAAAAATAATATTTACTACATTAATCGTCAAAATTATGTTATTAATAAAGAAACAATTCCGTATCCGGTAACAACGATGTATACATTTGCCAAGGATGAATATGGCCGTAAAATTGGTGATATTTATTTTGGAACCACAAATGGTCTTTATTTACGAAAAGCTGGCGAGTCAACAACAACAAAAATTGCTGGTATTGATGGTGAAGTAAAAATAATTTATTTTCAAGATGATGGTTTTAATAGTGTACAAGTAGTTACAAAAACAAATGAAAATGAAAATAATCTTTATTATCTTAATGGTCAAAATTATGTTAATAAAGAAAGTAATCCACCCCACCCAATAACATCAATGTATTGATTTGATAAAGATGAAGGTGGTCGCAAGATTGGTCATATTTATTTTGGAACCACAAATGGTCTTTATTTACGAAAAGCTGGCGAGTCAACAACAACAAAAATTGCTGGTATTGATGGTGAAGTAAAAATAATTCAATCTTATATTGATAAAAATAATAGCGCACATATTATAACAACCGATGATAATGCTTATTATCTTAATGGTAATGAAGGTTATGTTAATAAAGAAATTAATATTCCTTATCCAATAACAACAATTTATATTTTTACAAAAAATGAATATGGTCGTAAAATTGGTGATATTTATTTTGGAACCACAAATGGTCTTTATTTACGAAAAGCTGGCGAGTCAACAACAACAAAAATTGCTGGTATTGATGGTGAAGTAAAAATAATTTATTTTCAAGATGATGGTTTTAATAGTGTACAAGTAGTTACAAAAACAAATGAAAATGAAAATAATCTTTATTATCTTAATGGTCAAAATTATGTTAATAAAGAAAGTAATCCACCCCACCCAATAACATCAATGTATTGATTTGATAAAGATGAAGGTGGTCGCAAGATTGGTCATATTTATTTTGGAACCACAAATGGTCTTTATTTACGAAAAGCTGGCGAGTCAACAACAACAAAAATTGCTGGTATTGATAGCGAAGTAACATTAATATACACAGTTGATAATAATATTTATATTTTAACAAGAGAAAATAATTTAAGTAAAATTATTTTAAATTTTAATTTAAATATTAATTTTAATTTAAATATTAATAATAATGTAGTTATTTTAAATGAATTAAATTATTTAAATCCTGATTTAGATATAGCACAATTAGAAATTATTAATAAAACAGATACATCAGCTACAATTAAAGCAAAAGACAATGGTAAATATTTTGGTGAAGTTACTGTTAATTATAAAATTAAAAATAAAGATGAAATTAGTGCCATTAATTTAAATGAATTGCTTAAAAAAGCATTATTTTTTAAATTTCAAGATGAAAATCCAAATTTAAAATTTAAGGAAATAAATTATATTGATACTAATAATTTAAATTTTTCAGATATTGAAATAACAAAAAAAGAAAATTCATTTTTATGATCTAATGTTCCTAAAAATGTGTGTTCTGATAGAGAAATTATCAATAAAACTCCAAATACAAGATCATTTAATGTACCTGCTTGTGAATATAATTCAAAATCAAAATTAGTATTTCAAATTACAACAGGATTAACTAAAACAAAACAAGAAAATAAATTAAATGGTTGAAACATAAATTCTGATGATGAAATGAAATTAACAGATTTTACAAATATAAATAATAAAAATTCTGAAATCATTAATGTATTATCAAATGAATTTGATTTATCAAACACAAATAAACAAGAACAAGAAATGATTTTAAGTATTTTTAAGGAACCCGCTGATAAATTTGAACTTAATCCCAATGAAAAATTAAAAATTACTTATCCAGTAAGAATAATTACATCTAAAGTTATATTAAATTTAAAACAAAAAATTACAGGAAATATTACTGCCAAAATAATTGATGATAACAATAAAGAACAAATAATTACATTATCAATTACAGAAGTAATGAAAATTTTACAAAAATATAGTTTATTACCCAATGAAATTATTATAGATAAAAACAATGATAAAATAACATTTAACGGTGAAGCATTTTTTTCATCAGAAAGAGAAGGGCCGGTAAAAACAAATACAGTTACTACTATAGTATAAGGTTTTATAAAAACGATATTAGCTATTTAGGGACTGTACAATTAACTGTGTCTCTAAGTAATTAACTTAAATTCACTCTGTCCTCAAATTTTATCATTAAATGTGAAATTGCACTACCCCAATTTTGAATTGGCATCGTTCATTTCTTAACCATATTTTGAAATGCTAAATAAAATATTTTAAAAACTGATGCGTCATTAGGAAAAATCTTTTTATTCTTAATGACTTTTCTTAATTGACTATTAACAGATTCAATCGCATTAGTTGTGTAAATAATTCTTCTAAATTCCTGAGGATATTCAAGAAAAATTATTAAATTATTTCAGTTATTTTTTCATGATTTAGTAATTTGTGGATACTTTTTATTTCATTTTTCAGAAAAATGATCTAAAGCAATTAACGCTATTTCTTCATTAATTGCTGTATAAATTGATTTTAAATCATTAGCTACAAGTTTGCGATCTTTGTAAGGAACAAATTTTAAACTATTGCGAATTTGATGAACAATGCATAATTGATGCTGTGTTTTTGGGAAAACAGCTTCTATTGCATCAGACATCCCAGTTAAATTATCACTACAAGCAACAAGAATATCTTGTAACCCACGATTTTTCATTTCCGTAAGATTATTAAGTCAAAATTTGGCTCCCTCATTCTCACTAATTCACATTCCTAAAATATCTTTTAAACCATCTAAATTAATTCCTAAGGCAAGATAAACTGCTTTATTTATTATTCGTTTATCTTGCTTTACTTTAACAACAATACAATCAAAATAAACAATCGGATAAATCTTCTCTAAAGGTTTAGTTTGTCACATTTTAACTTCTTCAATAACATCATCAGTTATTTGACTAATTAAACTTTCTGAAATTTCTGCTCCGTGATAGAATTCTTGCAATTGTGCTTTGATATCAGAAATTGTCATTCCTCTTGCATATAAAGAAATTACTTTTTGATCAAAGTTATCAAATCTTCTTTGTCTTTTCGGAATAATTACTGGTTCAAAAGTACTATTTCGATCTCTTGGTACATCAATTGCGATTGAACCATTTTTAGTAATAATGGTTTTTTGTGTGTTGCCATTTCTTTTATTATGATTCTCATCAGTTTCAAGATAATCTTTAATTTCCGTATTTAACATTCGTTCAGTTAATTTTTTGGTAAATTCCTGAAAAATAGTATTGCCTTTAAATAAATCTTGTGGATTATCAATATTTTCTAAAAAATAATCAACAACTTTATCAATTGCGTCAGGTTCTTTTTTTATTTTTTTTGTCATTTTCTGTTCTCCTTCTTTTAAGTATAATTCAGAATGAATTATCGAGACACAGAATTTTGGACAGGCTCGCTATTTAGAACAATAACTTTAATTGGAGCAAGTACACCATGTTTAATTTCTTGTGAAAAATAAGAAAAATATTCAAACCAGTAATTTTAATTAATTACTGGTTTCTTATTTTATTAAAATATAAAAAATGAAAAGTTGCTTAGTTGTTTAAGAGTATTGTCATCATAGACAACCACCTTTTAGGGTAGTAATTTTAACAGTTTTTAAATTTAGTTAACTTATTTTTCTGTTTTAATGATAAATGTTTTTCTAGGATTTATTTCTATTCTATATCCGCTTGAGTGATCATAGTAATTTATTGTCATTTCTAATTGGATAAACTTTTGGATTTTGTATGTTTTTCTATTGTTATTTTGGTTAATTATTTTGCCATATTTTCCTGTTAAATCTTCAATATTTTTTCTTATTTCATTGTTTTTTAAAAAAGCAGGAGTTATAAATTCAAGTTTATCATTTGTTGGTTTTGGTCTTTCTTTAAGTACTTTTTCAAGATTTTTTTTATTTATACTTATAGGAACTTTTATTATTATTTTTAATTCATCATGATGTTGTTGAATATTCTCAATTTCAACTTCTTTTAAATTTTCAAGTTTAACTTCTTTTTCATAAATTTGATTTTTAATCATTGGTGGTGTTATTGATTTATTTGTTTTATTATTACAACCAGTTATGAATAATGTTGCTAATTCCAAGAGAGTTAGTATATTTAAAAATTTCATAATTTTAACTTCTTTATTTTTTTCTATATATATATATTACACGAAAATCCTTAAAATCATTAGAAAAATGGCAAAACCGATTAAAAATTGGAAGGTATAGTAAAAAGCTGGTACTGTTTTAAAAACTGGAAAAATATCGGTTGAAAAATTAACTGTTGCTTTTGCAATAATTGCTAATGGTCGTAAAATCGTGATGATTTGTGAAGCGGTGAGTATTCAGTTTATCATTTTGATACCAGCATTTTGAATGGCACAACCAATATCATTAAATGTTGGTATTCATCGTCCCGAATATTTGCAATTTGCTGGTGGAATTAAATCGTCTCATTCACTATTATTTGAACCATCAGGGATAAAGGCTGTTGAATTTAATACATTAAAGTCATAAATTTTAAAATTGTAGTTAGAAATATTACCTTTGTGATAAAGTGGAAAAGTTAAGGTAAAAATATTAATACCATAACGAATATCAATATCGGTATTGAGATAATTAATACTGTTAGCAGTCTTGCTGGTTGGCAAGGTAATTAGTTTATTGTCGTAAGATTTAAGGACATTAAAATCAATTTGATAAATACTATTGGTGTTGTTAATAGCATTGTAATTATCTTGGTGCATTTTTTTGTCAAAAGTAAAGAAATAACTTCTTAGTAATAATTCTGAGTTTCCTATAATATTTACTAAGTATTTTTTGGGATAAAAGGTAATTAATGAACGATAAAAGAAACCTATTTGAATAAAGTAATCCTTCTTATAGTTTTCTATACCCTTAAAATCAATTTCGGTATGAGTTTTTTCGTCCATATCAAAAGTCGCATAAAATAAACTAGCAAAGAAATTGCCAAGAATTTCATAGATTTCATCAAAAACATTTTTGTAATCGCTGTTGTTAATACTAGGAATGTTATTTTTAAAATATAGGTAAATATCATTTTTTAAATCGGGGTCATAGCGTAGAAAACTAAATCTAACATTGAGGTAATTTAAGGTACCAAAAAGATACTTAATTAGGTAATAATCGTTAGTACTTTTGGTATCATATTTTCAGATTTCACTTTCACCGCGTAATAATTGTAAATAGTTATTACTCGCAACTAATGTTTTATTAAAAGCTTTAATTTTTAAAACATTATTATTAATTTCGCCTGTACTACTAGAACTTTTGTGATAAAAATAGCTCTCGTCTTTAAAGCCGTGATTTTTAATCGTAAATTCTTTGTAATAACCTTTTTCTAAGGTGTCAATGAAATTAAATACTGGTGTTCAATAAAGATAAGAATAATTGAATTTGTCAAAATCACCGCGATGAATCATTAAATAATCAAGATTATCAACAACATCGTTATAGTTATGGTTTCCATCAAATTTTTTGGTTATTTCTGGCAAATCAATGTCGGTTGTATCTTTTTCTGTTTTAATGATAAATGTTTTTCTAGGACTTATTTCTATTCTATATCCGCTTGAGTGATCATAATAATTTATTGTCATTTCTAATTGGATAAACTTTTGGATTTTGTATGTTTTTCTATTGTTATTTTGGTTAATTATTTTGCCATATTTTCCTGTTAAATCTTCAATATTTTTTCTTATTTCATTGTTTTTTGAAAAAGCAGGAGTTATAAATTCAAGTTTATCATTTGTTGGTTTTGGTCTTTCTTTAAGTACTTCTTCAAGATTTTTTTTATTTATATTTATAGGAACTTTTATTATTATTTTTAATTCATCATGATGCTGTTGAATATTCTCAATTTCAACTTCTTTTAAATTTTCAAGTTTAACTTCTTTTTCGTAAATTTGGTTATTTTGTCTTTTGTTTCTAATTAGTGATTGTGTTGTTATTTCGTCATTATTAATATTTTGGGGAATGGTAAAAATGTTATTGAAACTAATAATTAACACGGTAAATATTTTCATAAACATTTTTATCACTCCTTTTTAAAATATTTTATTTTTCATTGTTCTTTTGGTTTTGATTTTTTTAATAAGTCACTCAATGCTACAGTTTATAACTACTGCTATTGTAATGCATATATCTAAATATCCTAGTATCATAAGTGAAATTAATACTTCAAATTTTTCATATAATAATTTCAAATCATTAGTTTCCAATTTTAAAAATGGAATAAAAAATATAATAATCATAAAAATGTAAGGTAAAATTCTCCATCAATATTTTTTTAAAGAATTAATTAGTTTGTTTGATTTCATTTTTTAAGGTTCTTTTTGCTTTAATTTTTTGAATAGTAAAGCGGATGAATTTTTCAAATTTAATTGCAAAATATATTGCTCCGCCTCATCAAAAAACAAATATTCCTGCTAGCATAATACCACTATTGAACTTGCCAAAGAAATCAACCATCTCTTTATTCATAAACTCATTAAATTCGTTACTTGTTCCAGTTATTCATTTAGTATCAATTGCTGTTAATGCACAAAGTAATAAGCTTATAAAAATGAAAATGATACTTAATAATATTTTTAACCACTGATTTTTAAAAGAATTTTTAATTCTTAATTTTAATGATATTTTTTCTTTTGAATTATATTTTTTAAATAATTTTCCTAAAAGTTTTTTCATTTTAATTTTCCTTTCATATTTTTATCGTACTTTAATCACAATAAATAAAGCAATAAGTACACAAGTTACACCAAGAATGGTAAAGATTGGATGTTGCGAAAATGTTCGTGCCATTGGTTTAAATAGTTCTAAAATTGTTAAATTGCTAGTAATAAATTTTTGGAAATTGGTAAGACCTTCGCTAATGTAGTTCGTTAAAGTTTCAAAATGACTACCAGCTAAAAGTCCAAGAACAGTTATTAAGATAAAAATAATAATTAGTTTAAACATCGTTAGTTACCTTGTTTTGTTTTTATTTGTTTTTTAGCTTTTCCTCACGCACTTAAACGCCCCTTATTTTTAACAGCATATTGGCGTTGTTTTTCTAAATTAACTTGTTGACTACCAAAACCAAGAATAATTGCCATAAGAAATTCTACAGCCAGCGTTAAGAACAAAGGAAATATTAGTTGAATTTTTGTTCCTGGTACTTCAAGACTTCAAATTAAATCAAAAACTTTATAAAGCATTTGGGCAAGAAAGTCGGCCATTTTTGCGAGATTTTCCATTTTTTATTGTTCCTTTTCTTTCATTTTTCTTAAAAATTTGCTAAATTTATCCATTTTTAAGTATTCTAAGTCTTCTAAATCAATTGCCGTATCAGTATAGTATTTATCTTCATAGTCAGGATTTACTTTTGAATTTAAATAATCTCTTAAAAACGCTAGGTAAAAAGAATTGTAAGTGTTAAGTATTGGTAGGGGGATTTTTAGTTTAAAAAAATAAATATCAAGTTCAGGAATATCACGATATTTAATGCGACGCCCTTTCTTACTATTTTTAGCATCAATTAAGGTGTTTCGTCAGCGTTCATATTCTTCAATGCTCGTAAAGGTACCATAGATGACTTTTAAGTAGGGACGAAAAATATTAACAGGTTTTTTACGAATTCCCACAATCACATTATTAGCAATATCACGAACTTTAACTCAAATATGTTTATCTCTTTGACCGCTAGCCAGCACAATATGACCAAAATGGCGTGCCAGAGCGAAATATTCTTGAATACCGGTTTCTTCGTTTTTGGTATTATTTTTTTCTCAATCAGTTCCTTCTAAAAATAAGTTGGTTTCGTCTCATAACAGTAAGGTTTTGTCTGGCAATACTGGATAATCAAAGTCTAACAAACCCATATGCCCTAAACTTAATTTTTGGGTTTCTAGTAATGGAAAGGTTGATGCGATGTGATATTTCTTCTTTTTTAGTAATTTTGCTGCGTATACTAGAAAGGCGGTTTTTCCAGTTCCTAATGAACCAATCACAATATTTAATGGTGAGTTTTTTAAGAAGTTAATCACTTTGTTAATTTGTGTTAAATTACCGATTTTAAAAACGAAAATTAAAATGCAACCTGCTAAAAATAAATAGCTCACAATGTTTTTAAAATAACCGTTGTAAATATATCAAATTGCTCCTCAATGTCATAAAATTAAAAATGAGGTGCGATTCAATTCAATAAAATGGTTATTTTTTTCTATTATTCATTTGCAAAATTTCATCTTGCACCTCACTTTATTTTTTTGTTAGCGTACCGCTCCAAGTAATTTTTCAAACATTTTAAAGCAAATAAAGAATATTGCCAAAATAAATGGAAAAATGAAGATTCAGTAGTCAGCAAAGAAGTTACCGACTTGTGGCATATTAACCGCAATAATTTCTCACATTTTAGTAAACGCTGTTATAATCGCATTTCATAATTTAGTCATCGCATCACTAGCTGTTATTTTTTCTGCTGTTGCTGGTGCATTGGCCAAGAAAGTTCCAATCATATAATCACCTCCTTTCTCTTTAAAACATTCATCATTTATATTCAAAGTTTTTCTTAAATTTGTTAAAACCACGATTAACCTT is drawn from Spiroplasma endosymbiont of Clivina fossor and contains these coding sequences:
- a CDS encoding IS256 family transposase: MTKKIKKEPDAIDKVVDYFLENIDNPQDLFKGNTIFQEFTKKLTERMLNTEIKDYLETDENHNKRNGNTQKTIITKNGSIAIDVPRDRNSTFEPVIIPKRQRRFDNFDQKVISLYARGMTISDIKAQLQEFYHGAEISESLISQITDDVIEEVKMWQTKPLEKIYPIVYFDCIVVKVKQDKRIINKAVYLALGINLDGLKDILGMWISENEGAKFWLNNLTEMKNRGLQDILVACSDNLTGMSDAIEAVFPKTQHQLCIVHQIRNSLKFVPYKDRKLVANDLKSIYTAINEEIALIALDHFSEKWNKKYPQITKSWKNNWNNLIIFLEYPQEFRRIIYTTNAIESVNSQLRKVIKNKKIFPNDASVFKIFYLAFQNMVKKWTMPIQNWGSAISHLMIKFEDRVNLS